A genomic window from Rhizobium sp. EC-SD404 includes:
- the recA gene encoding recombinase RecA, giving the protein MAQNSLRLVEDNSVDKSKALDAALSQIERAFGKGSIMKLGSNEQVVEIETIPTGSLGLDIALGVGGLPKGRIIEIYGPESSGKTTLALHCVAEAQKRGGICGFIDAEHALDPVYARKLGVDLENLLISQPDNGEQALEITDTLVRSGAIDVLIIDSVAALTPRAEIEGEMGDSLPGLQARLMSQALRKLTASISRSNCMVIFINQIRMKIGVMFGSPETTTGGNALKFYASVRLDIRRIGSVKDREETVGNQTRVKVVKNKMAPPLKVIEFDIMYGEGISKTGELVDLGVKAGIVDKSGSWFSYNSQRLGQGRDNARQFLKDNPDTAREIETAIRQNAGLIAENFFDDGLPDNDADDAAAG; this is encoded by the coding sequence ATGGCACAGAACTCGCTGCGGCTCGTAGAGGACAATTCGGTGGACAAAAGCAAGGCTCTCGACGCGGCGCTCTCGCAGATCGAGCGCGCGTTCGGCAAGGGCTCGATCATGAAGCTCGGTTCGAACGAGCAGGTGGTCGAGATCGAAACCATTCCGACCGGCTCGCTCGGTCTCGATATCGCACTCGGCGTCGGCGGACTGCCGAAGGGCCGTATTATCGAGATTTACGGACCGGAAAGCTCGGGCAAGACGACGTTGGCGCTGCACTGCGTTGCAGAAGCGCAGAAGCGCGGTGGCATCTGCGGCTTCATCGATGCCGAGCACGCGCTCGATCCGGTCTATGCCCGCAAACTTGGCGTTGATCTTGAGAATCTCCTGATCTCGCAGCCCGACAATGGCGAGCAGGCCCTCGAAATCACCGACACGCTGGTGCGCTCCGGTGCCATCGACGTGCTGATCATCGATTCGGTCGCGGCGCTGACGCCGCGCGCTGAAATCGAAGGCGAGATGGGCGACAGCCTGCCGGGTCTTCAGGCGCGTCTGATGAGCCAGGCGCTGCGCAAGCTGACGGCTTCGATCTCGCGGTCGAACTGCATGGTCATCTTCATCAACCAGATCCGCATGAAGATCGGCGTCATGTTCGGCTCGCCGGAAACGACGACGGGCGGCAACGCGCTGAAGTTCTATGCGTCGGTGCGCCTCGACATCCGCCGTATCGGCTCGGTCAAGGACCGCGAAGAGACTGTCGGCAACCAGACCCGCGTCAAGGTCGTGAAGAACAAGATGGCGCCGCCGCTGAAGGTGATCGAATTCGACATCATGTATGGCGAAGGCATCTCCAAGACCGGCGAACTGGTCGATCTCGGCGTCAAGGCCGGCATCGTCGACAAGTCGGGCTCCTGGTTCTCCTACAACAGCCAGCGTCTGGGGCAGGGGCGCGACAATGCCCGCCAGTTCCTCAAGGACAACCCGGATACGGCCCGCGAGATCGAGACGGCGATTCGCCAGAATGCCGGCCTGATCGCCGAGAATTTCTTCGATGACGGTCTGCCGGACAACGACGCGGACGACGCCGCGGCCGGCTGA
- a CDS encoding alpha/beta hydrolase has product MPMIKTRDNTQLYVKDWGEGRPVILMHGWPLSADSWDDQAFALAEAGFRAISYDRRGFGRSEQPWTGYDYDTLSDDLADVMAATGADDAAIIGFSMGGGEVARYMSRHGGKGVKQAGLIASVVPYMLQTDDNPNGVPQSVFDEMTAGMKADRAEFFADFLEDFFGAEENDVSDERLHWAWGLCMQSGLRPTLACAEAFATTDFRPDLQAFEVPTLIIHGTADETVPIDASAREAVKGIRNAELKEYEDAPHGLFATHGDELTEDLIAFLKS; this is encoded by the coding sequence ATGCCGATGATCAAAACCCGCGACAATACGCAACTCTACGTCAAGGACTGGGGCGAAGGCCGTCCGGTCATCCTGATGCATGGCTGGCCGCTCTCGGCTGACAGCTGGGACGATCAGGCTTTCGCGCTCGCTGAGGCGGGGTTCCGCGCGATATCCTACGACCGCCGCGGCTTCGGGCGTTCCGAGCAGCCCTGGACGGGCTATGACTACGACACGCTTTCGGACGATCTTGCCGACGTCATGGCGGCCACCGGTGCGGACGACGCGGCGATCATCGGCTTTTCGATGGGCGGCGGCGAGGTGGCCCGCTACATGTCGCGTCATGGCGGCAAGGGCGTGAAGCAGGCGGGGCTGATCGCCTCCGTGGTTCCCTACATGCTCCAGACCGACGACAATCCGAACGGTGTGCCGCAATCGGTCTTCGACGAAATGACGGCCGGCATGAAGGCGGACCGTGCGGAGTTCTTCGCGGATTTCCTCGAAGACTTCTTCGGTGCCGAGGAAAACGATGTCAGCGATGAACGCCTGCATTGGGCTTGGGGTCTGTGCATGCAATCCGGACTTCGCCCGACGCTTGCCTGCGCGGAAGCATTCGCGACGACCGATTTCCGGCCAGACCTGCAGGCATTCGAGGTGCCGACGCTGATCATCCACGGCACGGCCGACGAAACGGTGCCGATCGATGCATCGGCCCGCGAGGCCGTCAAAGGCATCCGCAATGCGGAGCTGAAGGAATATGAAGATGCGCCGCACGGCCTGTTCGCCACCCATGGCGATGAACTGACCGAAGACCTGATCGCGTTCCTGAAAAGCTGA
- a CDS encoding PAS domain-containing protein — MNEHIMHDPEFSGRAVTAPDDALALLTAFVGRNDCSPGSAVVEVLCSLPVSGVWKAELTSGLLYWSPTVFDIYGFEIAAGPVNFARGMNSYHLEDREPLFDMIDRATRDRHGFSSNLRIKPGHAAGDDDGWIFIRTEARFHVNEHGLDEIYGSVGISDSDRCFIRAA, encoded by the coding sequence ATGAACGAGCATATCATGCATGATCCGGAGTTTTCCGGCCGTGCGGTGACGGCACCGGATGACGCGCTGGCGCTGTTGACCGCGTTTGTCGGTCGCAACGATTGTTCGCCCGGCTCTGCGGTGGTCGAGGTCCTGTGCAGCCTACCCGTGTCGGGGGTCTGGAAAGCGGAGCTGACATCCGGTCTGCTCTACTGGTCGCCAACGGTCTTCGACATCTACGGTTTCGAGATAGCCGCAGGGCCGGTCAATTTCGCCCGCGGCATGAACAGCTACCATCTCGAGGACCGCGAGCCGCTGTTCGACATGATCGACCGCGCGACCCGCGACCGCCACGGCTTCTCTTCCAACCTCAGGATCAAGCCGGGACATGCGGCCGGCGATGACGACGGCTGGATCTTCATTCGAACCGAGGCGCGCTTCCATGTGAACGAGCATGGCCTGGATGAAATCTACGGCAGCGTCGGCATTTCCGATTCAGATCGGTGCTTCATCCGTGCAGCCTGA
- a CDS encoding pseudouridine-5'-phosphate glycosidase, with protein MSLKDETGLIAYAPDVAEARASGKPIVALESTIITHGMPFPGNLDMARAVEAIVREEGATPATIAVIDGVLNVGLSDETLAALALRKDAMKLSRADLAFALAEGRTGATTVAATMIAAAHAGIGVFATGGIGGVHRGAETSFDISADLDELARTGVIVVSAGAKAILDVPKTLEVLETRGVPVVTFGSDEFPAFWSRQSGLTSPLRLDTPDAIARFQKVRTAMGITGGMLIANPVPAEDEIAREIMEAHIREAMARAEKAGVSGKAVTPYLLSELVDITGGKSLETNIALVKANVRLATRIAVALAA; from the coding sequence ATGAGCCTGAAAGACGAAACCGGTCTTATCGCCTATGCCCCGGATGTTGCCGAGGCGCGGGCGTCCGGCAAGCCCATCGTGGCACTGGAATCGACCATCATCACCCACGGCATGCCCTTTCCGGGCAACCTCGACATGGCCCGGGCGGTCGAGGCCATCGTGCGCGAGGAAGGCGCAACGCCCGCCACGATCGCCGTCATCGATGGTGTCCTGAATGTCGGCCTGTCGGACGAAACGCTCGCCGCCCTCGCCTTGCGCAAGGATGCGATGAAGCTGTCGCGCGCCGATCTCGCCTTCGCCCTGGCTGAAGGCCGCACAGGCGCCACGACGGTTGCCGCCACCATGATCGCCGCCGCCCATGCCGGCATCGGCGTCTTTGCCACAGGCGGCATTGGCGGCGTCCATCGCGGCGCCGAAACGAGCTTCGATATCTCCGCCGATCTCGACGAGCTTGCCCGCACCGGCGTCATCGTCGTCTCCGCCGGCGCCAAGGCCATCCTCGATGTGCCGAAAACGCTCGAAGTGCTGGAAACCCGCGGCGTGCCCGTGGTCACCTTCGGATCGGATGAGTTTCCCGCATTCTGGTCGCGCCAATCCGGCCTGACATCGCCGCTGCGCCTCGACACTCCGGATGCGATCGCCCGTTTTCAGAAGGTCCGCACCGCCATGGGCATCACCGGTGGCATGCTGATCGCCAATCCCGTGCCGGCCGAGGACGAAATCGCCCGCGAAATCATGGAAGCCCACATCCGCGAAGCCATGGCCCGCGCCGAAAAAGCCGGCGTCAGCGGCAAGGCCGTGACGCCGTACCTGCTGTCCGAACTCGTCGACATCACCGGCGGAAAGAGCCTTGAAACCAACATCGCGCTGGTCAAGGCGAATGTCCGTCTCGCCACGCGCATCGCCGTCGCCCTGGCGGCCTGA
- the cckA gene encoding cell cycle histidine kinase CckA, whose amino-acid sequence MANKSGGEPYPSPIVDRAASPRTLMRLFLLAGVLIAAAIAFVFLRDALSPSIVLGLLGFLSLLGIFFIVSSMIGFIQVMPHRSSDPLARSFVDGQAEGTLITDRKGRAVYANAAYGQLTGAKKAADVQSVEALLSRSKESSEAVYRLTNVLREGRHGQEEFRLTRALNPASGVVGARWYRLSGRPLLLEENQSEKLFAWQLCDITAEREEQERFFKDLQHAIDYLDHAPAGFFSAGRKGDIVYINATLADWLSIDLTKFRPGSLTIAEMIAGEGMALIDSVQAEPGRNKTATLDLDLRKTNGQSVPVRLVHRVSATRDGAPGESRTIVLARSGTEGSDHSAATAEMRFTRFFNNTPMAIASVDGDGRILRTNAPFLKMFSGLVTRDDLENGARFETVIHDNDVTSFKAGLEQARDGQSDIAAVDTRHPNDVARHFRLYVNAVIDHAESREEAAIIYVVETTEQKALEEQMAQTQKMNAVGTLAGGIAHDFNNVLTAILLSADHLLLSLRPSDASFADLMEIKRNANRAAVLVRQLLAFSRKQTMRPSVLSMTDVIGDLRMLIDRLTGTNVKLAIEYGRDLWPVLTDLGQFEQVLINLAVNARDAMPKGGTVTIRTRNISASEVGKLNYRGLEAQDCVLIEVADEGTGISPEIIDKIFEPFFTTKDVGKGTGLGLSMVYGIVKQSGGYIYPISEVGKGTTFQIFLPRHIEVPVEAAAEGEAALAVVPVAAPQAPNADRVDLTGSAVVLLVEDEEAVRRGGKRMLETRGYTVHEAASGVEALEIMEELDGAVDIVVSDVVMPEMDGPTLLRELRKDYPDLKFVFVSGYAEEAFAKNLPADAKFGFLPKPFSLKQLAITVSETLNS is encoded by the coding sequence ATGGCCAATAAGAGTGGGGGCGAACCCTATCCGAGCCCGATCGTGGACCGGGCCGCCAGTCCCAGAACGCTGATGCGGCTGTTCCTGCTGGCGGGTGTCCTGATCGCGGCGGCCATCGCCTTCGTGTTCCTGCGCGATGCGCTGAGCCCTTCGATTGTGCTGGGGCTGCTCGGCTTCCTCTCGCTGCTGGGGATATTCTTCATCGTGTCCTCGATGATCGGCTTCATCCAGGTGATGCCGCACCGAAGCTCCGATCCGCTGGCACGCAGCTTCGTCGACGGGCAGGCGGAAGGCACGCTGATCACCGACCGCAAGGGCCGGGCGGTCTATGCCAACGCGGCCTATGGCCAGTTGACGGGTGCCAAGAAGGCAGCCGACGTCCAGTCGGTCGAAGCCCTCCTGTCGCGCAGCAAGGAATCGTCCGAAGCGGTCTACCGGCTGACCAACGTGCTGCGCGAGGGCCGCCACGGACAGGAAGAATTTCGCCTGACGCGGGCGCTGAACCCGGCATCCGGCGTCGTCGGCGCGCGCTGGTATCGGCTGAGCGGCAGGCCGCTTCTGCTCGAGGAAAATCAAAGCGAGAAGCTCTTTGCCTGGCAGCTTTGCGACATCACTGCGGAGCGGGAAGAGCAGGAGCGCTTCTTCAAGGACCTGCAACACGCGATCGACTATCTCGACCATGCGCCGGCCGGCTTCTTCTCGGCAGGGCGGAAGGGCGACATCGTCTACATCAACGCGACGCTTGCCGACTGGCTGTCGATCGACCTGACGAAGTTCCGGCCGGGGTCGCTGACGATCGCCGAGATGATCGCCGGCGAGGGTATGGCGCTGATCGATTCGGTGCAGGCGGAGCCTGGCCGCAACAAGACAGCGACGCTCGACCTCGATCTGCGCAAGACCAACGGCCAGAGCGTTCCGGTGCGTCTCGTACACCGGGTATCGGCTACCCGTGACGGCGCGCCCGGTGAAAGCCGGACGATCGTTCTCGCGCGCAGCGGCACCGAAGGCAGCGATCATTCCGCCGCGACGGCGGAGATGCGCTTCACGCGGTTCTTCAACAACACGCCGATGGCGATCGCCTCCGTCGACGGCGACGGGCGGATCCTGCGCACCAATGCGCCGTTCCTCAAGATGTTCTCCGGCCTCGTCACCCGCGACGATCTCGAAAACGGCGCGCGCTTCGAGACGGTGATCCACGACAACGACGTCACATCTTTCAAGGCGGGGCTGGAGCAGGCCCGCGACGGCCAGAGCGACATCGCCGCCGTCGACACGCGCCATCCGAACGATGTGGCGCGCCATTTCCGGCTCTATGTGAATGCCGTCATCGATCATGCGGAATCGCGCGAGGAAGCGGCGATCATCTACGTGGTGGAAACGACCGAGCAGAAAGCGCTCGAAGAGCAGATGGCGCAGACGCAGAAGATGAATGCGGTCGGCACGCTCGCCGGCGGCATCGCGCACGATTTCAACAATGTGCTGACCGCCATCCTGCTTTCGGCCGACCATCTGCTGCTGTCGCTTCGGCCATCGGACGCAAGTTTCGCCGATTTGATGGAAATCAAGCGCAACGCCAATCGCGCAGCTGTACTCGTGCGCCAGCTGCTTGCCTTCTCGCGCAAGCAGACGATGCGGCCAAGCGTGCTGTCGATGACCGACGTGATCGGGGATCTGCGCATGCTGATCGACCGGCTCACCGGAACCAATGTGAAGCTCGCCATCGAGTATGGCCGCGATCTCTGGCCGGTGCTGACCGATCTCGGGCAGTTCGAGCAGGTGCTGATCAACCTGGCGGTCAATGCGCGAGACGCCATGCCGAAGGGCGGCACCGTGACGATCCGCACGCGCAACATCTCGGCAAGCGAGGTGGGCAAGCTCAACTATCGCGGGCTGGAAGCGCAGGATTGCGTGCTGATCGAAGTGGCAGACGAGGGCACAGGCATTTCGCCCGAGATCATCGACAAGATCTTCGAGCCGTTCTTCACCACCAAGGACGTGGGCAAGGGCACCGGTCTCGGCCTGTCGATGGTCTACGGCATCGTCAAGCAATCGGGCGGCTACATCTATCCCATTTCGGAAGTGGGCAAGGGCACCACGTTCCAGATCTTCCTGCCGCGCCACATCGAGGTGCCGGTCGAGGCAGCGGCAGAAGGCGAGGCTGCTCTAGCAGTGGTTCCAGTAGCCGCGCCGCAGGCACCGAATGCCGATCGGGTGGACCTGACCGGCAGCGCCGTCGTGCTGCTCGTCGAAGACGAGGAAGCCGTGCGCCGCGGCGGCAAGCGCATGCTGGAAACGCGAGGCTACACGGTGCACGAGGCTGCATCCGGCGTCGAGGCGCTGGAAATCATGGAGGAACTCGACGGGGCGGTCGACATCGTGGTGTCGGACGTGGTGATGCCGGAAATGGACGGGCCGACGCTGCTGCGCGAATTGCGCAAGGACTACCCGGACCTGAAATTCGTGTTCGTTTCCGGTTATGCGGAGGAGGCCTTTGCGAAAAACCTGCCTGCCGACGCGAAATTCGGCTTCCTGCCGAAGCCGTTTTCGCTGAAGCAGCTGGCGATCACAGTCAGCGAAACGCTGAATTCCTAG
- a CDS encoding flagellar biosynthetic protein FliO has product MDGLFSGMLDERGSALVTAILAVSIALLALVVVFWIYRMRSGRPVTGLGGRTRRENRLSVVESAMVDTKRRIVLIRRDDVEHLILIGGPADVVVESGIGGKTRAPSIETDWGPSETADVQKAGRTAEQPARSAPEIAAAATAPVAPVAAEAPRQFPADRFATQPAPVAAEPQVDGVKAGNPFDEAEFSAVLAAEMERNRPVKVTPFVTLDRDAAERAKASIPSIEPPQEMTPQQKKATSLQEEMARLLGEMKPQRR; this is encoded by the coding sequence ATGGATGGACTGTTTTCCGGAATGCTCGACGAGCGCGGCAGCGCGCTGGTGACGGCGATATTGGCCGTTTCGATCGCACTCCTCGCCCTCGTCGTCGTCTTCTGGATCTACCGCATGCGCAGCGGCCGACCGGTCACGGGACTTGGTGGCCGGACCCGCCGGGAAAACCGTCTCTCGGTCGTCGAGAGCGCCATGGTCGACACCAAGCGGCGCATCGTCCTCATCCGGCGTGACGATGTCGAGCACCTGATCCTGATCGGCGGCCCGGCCGACGTGGTCGTCGAAAGCGGTATCGGCGGTAAAACTCGAGCACCTTCGATCGAAACCGATTGGGGACCGTCCGAAACTGCCGATGTGCAGAAGGCTGGGCGCACGGCCGAACAACCGGCACGCTCTGCGCCAGAAATAGCCGCCGCCGCGACCGCACCGGTCGCGCCCGTCGCAGCAGAAGCTCCCCGACAATTCCCTGCGGACCGCTTCGCTACGCAACCCGCACCCGTAGCGGCAGAGCCGCAGGTCGATGGCGTCAAGGCCGGCAATCCCTTCGATGAGGCCGAGTTCTCCGCCGTGCTCGCCGCCGAGATGGAACGCAACCGCCCCGTCAAGGTCACGCCCTTCGTGACGCTCGACCGGGATGCGGCCGAGCGTGCCAAGGCGTCGATCCCGTCCATCGAGCCACCTCAGGAGATGACCCCACAACAGAAAAAGGCCACCTCCCTGCAAGAGGAGATGGCCCGTCTTCTCGGTGAGATGAAGCCCCAGCGGCGCTGA
- the dksA gene encoding RNA polymerase-binding protein DksA, with protein sequence MGEKIDLSSYVPSEDEEFMNVKQRAYFRAKLVAWRNDILREARETLDNLAEENANHADIADRASSETDRAIELRARDRQRKLISKIDAAMQRIDEGTYGYCEETGEPISLKRLDARPIATLSIEAQERHERREKVYRDE encoded by the coding sequence GTGGGTGAGAAGATCGACCTTTCTTCCTATGTTCCCTCCGAGGACGAGGAATTCATGAACGTCAAGCAGCGGGCCTATTTTCGGGCCAAACTCGTTGCCTGGCGAAACGACATTCTCCGCGAAGCGCGAGAGACACTCGACAATCTTGCCGAGGAAAATGCCAACCACGCCGACATTGCCGATCGCGCCTCTTCGGAAACGGATCGGGCGATAGAGCTGCGTGCACGCGATCGCCAGCGCAAGCTGATCTCGAAGATCGACGCGGCGATGCAGCGCATCGACGAAGGCACCTACGGATATTGTGAAGAGACTGGCGAGCCGATCAGCTTGAAGCGGCTGGACGCACGGCCGATCGCGACACTGTCGATCGAGGCCCAGGAGCGCCACGAGCGGCGCGAGAAGGTCTATCGCGACGAATAG
- a CDS encoding carbohydrate kinase family protein — translation MRRFLVIGGAHLDRRGQVKGPLHLHASNPGQWAEMAGGGAFNAARNLARLGHAVRLVAPRGGDPAGETVARAAADAGVEDTPITFLDRATPTYSAILDSHGDLVVALADMALYDAFSPRQCDRRTLRDAIADADAVLVDANLPEATIARLARRCDEAGRPLSAIAISPAKIVRLEPVLASLSSLFMNRREAEALVGPLADDWRAQAEQLRAAGIERGIVTAGAGAALAFDRHETFLLPAIEGCSIVDVTGAGDALAAATLAFLQNGLPFTDACRHGVAAASLAVESAEPAPPGLTLNAVRARLALVPPIDPLHLKR, via the coding sequence TTGAGGCGATTCCTTGTCATCGGTGGGGCGCATCTCGATCGGCGCGGGCAGGTGAAGGGCCCGCTGCATCTCCACGCCAGCAATCCCGGGCAATGGGCGGAGATGGCCGGCGGCGGCGCGTTCAACGCCGCCCGCAATCTCGCGCGGCTTGGTCATGCGGTCCGTCTGGTGGCGCCGCGCGGCGGCGATCCAGCCGGCGAAACGGTGGCACGGGCGGCGGCCGATGCTGGCGTCGAGGATACGCCGATCACGTTCCTCGATCGGGCGACGCCCACCTATTCGGCCATTCTCGATTCGCACGGCGATCTCGTCGTCGCGCTTGCCGACATGGCGCTTTACGATGCCTTTTCGCCCCGCCAATGCGATCGCCGCACCCTGCGCGATGCCATAGCAGATGCCGATGCGGTGTTGGTCGACGCCAACCTCCCGGAAGCGACCATCGCGCGCCTGGCGCGGCGGTGCGACGAGGCAGGCCGGCCCTTGTCCGCCATCGCCATTTCGCCGGCCAAGATCGTGCGGCTGGAACCCGTGCTAGCCTCCCTCTCCAGCCTGTTCATGAACCGGCGCGAGGCCGAAGCGCTCGTCGGTCCGCTGGCAGACGACTGGCGGGCGCAGGCAGAGCAGCTGCGCGCCGCAGGCATCGAACGCGGCATTGTCACGGCCGGCGCCGGCGCGGCCCTCGCCTTCGATCGACATGAGACGTTCCTGCTGCCCGCGATCGAGGGCTGCAGCATCGTCGATGTCACCGGCGCCGGAGACGCGCTCGCTGCCGCCACCCTTGCCTTCCTGCAGAACGGACTGCCCTTCACCGATGCCTGCAGGCACGGCGTCGCCGCCGCCTCACTTGCCGTCGAAAGCGCCGAGCCGGCACCGCCCGGGCTGACGCTGAATGCCGTGCGGGCGCGCCTTGCCCTTGTGCCCCCGATCGATCCATTGCATCTGAAGCGCTAG
- a CDS encoding OmpA family protein yields the protein MTRSAFRLRIVSAGLATALLAGCTSDPFTGQQQLSNTAGGAMLGAAAGAGLGLLAGGDDRRNALLGAGIGALAGGAIGGYMDNQEARLRAQLQGTGVSVTRNGDNIILNMPSNITFGTNEASVRPDFYNTLNSVVLVLREFDRTLVDVLGHTDNVGSASYNLDLSQRRAQSVLGYLTSQGLDPRRFQAQGFGFNQPVADNSTEAGRAANRRVEIRIVPIQG from the coding sequence ATGACCAGATCAGCATTCAGGCTGCGGATTGTTTCCGCCGGCCTGGCAACTGCGCTGCTTGCCGGTTGCACGAGCGACCCATTTACCGGCCAGCAGCAGCTGTCCAACACGGCCGGCGGCGCCATGCTTGGTGCTGCTGCCGGTGCCGGTCTCGGCCTTCTGGCTGGTGGCGACGACCGCCGCAACGCTCTTCTCGGCGCCGGCATCGGGGCATTGGCCGGTGGGGCGATCGGCGGCTACATGGACAATCAGGAAGCGCGCCTGCGCGCACAGCTGCAGGGCACCGGCGTTTCGGTGACCCGCAATGGCGACAACATCATCTTGAACATGCCGTCCAACATCACCTTCGGCACCAACGAAGCGAGCGTCCGTCCGGACTTCTACAACACGCTGAATTCGGTCGTGCTGGTTCTGCGCGAATTCGACCGGACACTCGTCGACGTGCTCGGCCACACGGACAATGTCGGTTCGGCGAGCTACAACCTCGATCTGTCGCAGCGGCGCGCCCAGTCGGTTCTCGGCTATCTGACGTCCCAGGGCCTCGATCCGCGCCGCTTCCAGGCGCAGGGATTCGGCTTCAACCAGCCGGTTGCCGACAATTCGACCGAAGCAGGTCGCGCCGCGAACCGCCGCGTCGAGATCCGCATCGTCCCGATCCAGGGTTGA
- a CDS encoding histidine phosphatase family protein, which produces MLRIYLLRHARAVWAEPGTRDFDRALDARGREDARALGIEMAAKDLRPDRVICSSAKRCRETWDLVAEALPISDVTFTEALYVEDQAAYLDIIRDIEGTGSVMLVGHNPMMEDTATALLEDDGRKASAELRRGFPTCGLAIIDLTEVSPDLPARKASLHAFLKPVEA; this is translated from the coding sequence ATGCTTCGAATTTATCTGCTGCGCCACGCGCGCGCCGTTTGGGCCGAGCCTGGCACGCGGGATTTCGATCGCGCGCTGGATGCCCGCGGCCGAGAGGATGCGCGCGCGCTCGGCATCGAAATGGCGGCCAAGGATCTCCGCCCCGACCGCGTCATCTGCTCGTCGGCCAAGCGCTGCCGCGAGACCTGGGACCTCGTCGCCGAGGCGCTGCCCATCTCCGATGTCACCTTCACCGAGGCGCTCTATGTCGAGGATCAGGCTGCCTATCTCGACATCATCCGGGATATCGAAGGCACCGGTTCGGTCATGCTCGTGGGCCACAACCCAATGATGGAAGACACGGCCACCGCACTTCTCGAAGATGATGGCCGGAAGGCCAGCGCCGAACTCCGGCGTGGCTTTCCCACCTGCGGCCTTGCCATCATCGATCTGACCGAAGTGTCACCGGACCTGCCCGCCCGCAAGGCAAGCCTGCATGCCTTTCTAAAGCCCGTCGAGGCCTGA